The Camarhynchus parvulus unplaced genomic scaffold, STF_HiC, whole genome shotgun sequence genome segment TGAGGTCCGGCTTCCTAAACCCCCCAATTCCTCCAtaaaatttgggggttcaggacaaatttttggggggaacaGCCAGAATTTTGTGGTGGGGGGGGTGGCCCTCCTAAATGTCAGTGAATTTTGAACCCCTCCCATGTgaatttttcctaaaaaaatctcttttttttaaccCGATTTGGGGCCCTGGCCAGGTTTGGGGCGGGACTGAGGGGTcccagggaggttttggggggccCCCggcggtttttggggtgtccccccctggattttggggtcccccaggcCCAGTTCTCGGAGCTCTCCTTGGCCGCCTCCACCCACGGCGCCCTCAGCGTCAGCATCGACCCTGCCCGGGGCGGCGCCAGGTACCACagggggacccctccccaaatttggggtcccctcctTAATTTTGGGCTTAATTTGGGGTTCTCCCTccttttggggtggaatttggggtcccctcctCAATTTAGGGAtgaaatttggggtcccccctttttttggggtggaatttggggttccctCCTCAATTTATGGCTGAATTTGGGGTCCCTCCTTTATTTTGGGCTTAATCTGGGGTTCCCCCTcatttttggggctggatttggggttccttcctcagttttggggttctctTCTcaattttggggctgaatttggggggCTGGGTTCTCCTTCCTCAGTTTTGgtgtggaatttggggtcctGTCCTTAATTTTGGGCTTAATTTGGGGTTCTCTCCTCAATTTATGGCTGAATTTGGGGTTCCCTCTTTAATTTAAGGCTGAATTTGGGGTGCTGGGTTCCCCCTCCttaattttggggtggaatttggggtcccctccctttttggggctgaatttggggttccctccttattttggggtgctgggtgtgCTCCCCTcaattttggggctgaaatcTGGGGctctcttctccttcttgtAGCTGACATTTGGGGTCCCCTCCTTTTGGGGTGGAGTTTGGGGTCCCCTCCTTAATTTTGGGCTTAATTTAGgattcccttctcctttttggggctggatttggggtcccctccttattttggggctggatttgggatccccTCTTTATTTTGGGGTGGAGTTTGAGGTCCTTCTCTTATTTTAGGGATgaaatttggggtcccctccttaattttggggttaaaattgGGGGGCTGGGTCTTCCACCCTCAATGTAAGGCTGAATTTGGGGTTCTGGCTGTGAATTTCAGGGTTCAAAGGAAGATCGGGGGGGCGGATTTGAGGAGAATTTGGGGCacaaattccaaattttggggtgcgGGAGGGAGGATTTTACCCATTTTACCCTCAAATTTAGGGTGAAAACccaaaattttcaggaaaaaaaatctaagattttttttttgggggggagggatTTTAGGGGTTGGGATGTGGAGGAGGgttcagggggatttggggcatatattccaaattttggggttcaaGGGGGGGGATTTTACCTTGAAATTtagggtgaaaaaaaatcaaaatttgtagggaaaaatctcattttttgcacggattttttaaaaaatttttttgaattttggtgTTTGTGATTTCGGGAGGGGttcggggggatttggggaccccctgagccccccctgtcctccctccccccccctccaGGAAGGTGCGCCCCGATTTTGTGCTGGTGCGGGAGGAGCCCGAGGGCGGCGCGGGTGGCGCCCCCCGGCGGCTGCTGGTGGGATTGCAcctggggggggtcccgggcaGCGACCCCATCCCCGCCCTGTACGGCTTCAGCCACCAACCCTGCCTGGTGAGaactgggagcgactgggagggactgggagcgactgggagcgactgggaggggaactgggggcactgggaacgGATTGGGAGGACTGGGAGAGGGaatggggggactgggatggactgggagaaactgggagacactgggaggggattttggagggcacagggaaagaatgggaaggaactgggagggactgggcaggaatgggaaagggaactggggcactgggagggactgggtgggggaactgggggcactgggaggggattggggaggactgggatggactggaagcactgggatgggattgggggggATTGCGAGGGGGGACGGGatggcactgggaggcactgggagaggaTTTGGGAGACACTGGGAGGGTGTagaatgaactgggagggaactgggagcgatactgggagcactgggcagggctCTTGGCCGGGCCCTGACattcccagttgctcccagtttgcccagttgGCTCGGCTGCAGCGGGAACTGGGCCATGAGGCCTTTCCACTGGTGCCCCAGCGCTTCTGCAACCGGCCCCGGGGACTGgtgagcactgggagggactgggagggactgggaatggtgTCACTGGTCTCTAACTGGTCTCtaactggtgtcactggtgtcccCAGCTCACCGCCCCCACCTTCCCCATGACGGTGACGCTCAGCCCGGCCCCCGCCGGGGTGGGACAGGTGAGTGGGGCGGGGCCTCTGTGGGGCGGGGCCTGAGGTGGGCGTGGCTCGACGAGTGGGTGTGGTTCTATATGGGCGTGGCTCTGCATATGGGTGTGGCTCTGTGGgcgtggccagcagggtgtGGCTCTGTATGGGTGTGGCTCAGCGTGGCTGTGGCATTGCGTGCAGCTCAGTGGGTGTGGCTCTGTGTGGGTGTGGTTCAATGTGTCCCACCTCACCTGTCCCTTACCTGTCCCCTTTggtctcacctgtcccccctgtctcacctgtccctcccctgtccaGGTGCGCGTGGGCTCCCGCGTCGCAGGTGCTGGACGCGGTGGCCGCTGCCATgggcggggcccgggcggggGCGCTGCTGCAGGGGGGCCCCGTGGGAACCGAGCGGCTGCGGGTGCAGAGGATCGGGGACCAGTACAGAGCCCTGCGGTGagactgggggcactgggaacactgggagaaactgggaatgggactgggaacactgggagggactgggaatgggattgggaatgggattgggaatgggactggggggactgggaaggactgggaacactgggaatgggactgggatgggattgtgGGACCAGTGCAGAGCCCTGCGGTGagactgggggcactggggggactgggagcactggcaaaaactgggaatgggactgggaacactgggagggactgggatggaactgtGGGACcagtgcagagccctgtggtgagactgggagcactgggagggttCATTCTGAGGGCGGGGCTTCTCTCAGGGGCGGGGCTTGGGGTGATAATCATGGCACAAGGGGCTTTCACCTTGGGGGCGTGGCTACACATGGAGGCGTGGCCTCAGTATGAGGGCGGGGCCTAGGCGTGGCTCAGGGTTTGGGGGAGGGGCTTGGTGTACTTCGGGGCAGGGTCTGCAGGAATGGGCGGGGCCTCAGCCAGGGAGCGTGGTCTGTGAAGGGGCGGGGCTTGTgtgagtgggggaggggccctGCTGACCCCCAGTGTCTCCCCAGGTGGTCCCTGGGGggcggggacaccgcgggggAGGGGCCACAGGTGGAGCCGGTCGCTCTCAGCCCCAGGTGAGTGCGAGGGGGCGGGGCTAAAAGGGGCGTGGCTTTGGGAGGGGCTGTGTGGTGGGGGTGGTGCAGCAATGAGGTGTGGCTATGAGAGAAGGGGCGTGGCTATGCAGGAAGGGATGGGGCTAGCACAAACGGGGCGTGGTTAGAAGGGCAGGGCTATGAGGAAAGGGGTGTGGCTATGCAGGAAGGGGTGGGGCTAGCATGAAGGGGGTGTGACTGTCAGAGAAGGGGCGTGGCTATGCAGTGAGGGGCGGGGTTATTGATAGAGGGGTGGGGCTATGTGTGAAGTGCGTGGCTTAGATGGGCATGGCCATCAAAAGGGCAGTGACTGGTGGGGATGTTGTGGGCGTGGCCATTTGGAAAGGGGCGGGGCTttgtgcagggctctgctcagcccgAGGGGGTGTGGGCAATGCGAGGGGGTGTGGCCAGGGGCAGTTGGTGTGGCCGCTGAGCCCCGCCCCTCCCTCGGCAGGCACCGGGCGTGGGTCGATGCCTGCGCCGGCCTCTTCGGAGGCGTCGACATCTGCGGGGTGGAGGCGCTGAGGGGCCCCGACGGGCAGGAGCAGATCGTGCAGGTACCcggcacacctgggcacagctgggcacggctgggcatggctgggggacacctgagggATGTGGGGCACACCTGGAGGACGCCTGGGGCATacctgggcatggctggggacaggttgggacaggtgggcacagctgggaaacaCCTGGAGATCacttgggcacagctgggacactggggacacacctggacacacctgggcacacctggggaacaTCTGGGAGACACCTGGAGATCACCtaggcacacctggggcacacctgggatacacctggaaTGCACCTGAGACACTTGGTGTCCTCCCATACACCTGGGGGGCCCCACTCCcgacacctggggcacacctggggcacacctgagatgcctggggcacacctggggcacacctgagccACTCCCACATCTAAGCCCCGCccacctgcaggtgctgggctCGTGGCTGCCCCTGCTGGGCCCGGGCGCGGCCGAGGACCAGGCCCAGATCGTGGAGTTGGTGCTGGAGCGGATGAGGGAGGAGCTTCCccgcccccgcagcccctcccCCGCCCGGCCACGCCCACAGGTAACCGCacctcccccccacccccctccaGGGGCCTTCTGGACCCCCCAAAACTGAAACCccgccccccacccccccctCCTTTGTGCCCTGCAGGTGTCGGTGACGTCGGGGACCCCCCGGCCGGGGACCCCCCCCCAGCAGAGACCCCAACCCCAGGGTGAGTGACCCctccccaaccccaaaaaattttgcgagcccccaaaaatccggaattttgggatttatgTCTTGAAATTTTAGGGATCTGATTTTGctcaaaatgggaaaattttcGCCATAATGGAACTCAGAAAAATCGGGGGTTTCCAAAAATTCCTCCTCAAATTTGCCCCAATTCATAACATTtgctaaattttaaataattcttaaaaattgTTCCAGACAACTAAATTTGGgggagcccctcctgcccctgggacaccccaaatctgcccccaCGCCCCCAAAATTGAGGGATTTTGGCCAAAATTGAGACCTTACCTGCctcaagccccgccccctcaggtgtttttcttccctccagGTGCTCCGCCCCCGTCCGGAcctgcccagccccgcccccagccGCAGGGGCAGCCCCGCCCACAAATGGGTGGAGCTTCACCACACCCCACCCAACCAGGCCCCGCCCAGCCCCGAGGCCCCGCCCAGCCACGCCCACAGGGTGCACAACcccgcccccaaaccccaacgGCCacgccccagccccgccccacTTCCCCACAGCCACGCCCACAAACCCCgcccagcccggctcagccccgCCCACAAACCCCGCCCAGCTCGCCACAGCCACACCCGCAAGCCCCGCCCACTTCACAGCCCCGCCCACCTCTGGCTGCCTCGGCGCCTCAGCCACGCCCACCCAGCCCGCAGCCCCGCCCACAGGCCCCGCCCACATCCCCGCAGCCACGCCCACAAATTTCTCCCACACCCCAGCCCCGCCCTCAAACCCTGCCCAGTTCTCAGCCCCGCCCACCAGGCCCAGCTGTGTCCCCGCAGccaaggccacaggccccgcCTACTCCACAGCCCCGCCCCCAAGCCCCGCCCACCTCCTCCCCTCACCCCCGCCCCCCAGGCCCGGCGACGTcaccccagccccgcccccaagccccgcccacttcccccagccccgcctCCAGCGCTCCCCCTCCGttccccagccccgcccccaaGCCCCGCCCTCCTCTGCCAcgccccgccccccggcccgCAGGCCCCTCCCACCACACGCCAGCCCCGCCCCCAGGCCCCGCC includes the following:
- the SYN1 gene encoding synapsin-1; protein product: MGGARAGALLQGGPVGTERLRVQRIGDQYRALRWSLGGGDTAGEGPQVEPVALSPRHRAWVDACAGLFGGVDICGVEALRGPDGQEQIVQVLGSWLPLLGPGAAEDQAQIVELVLERMREELPRPRSPSPARPRPQVSVTSGTPRPGTPPQQRPQPQGAPPPSGPAQPRPQPQGQPRPQMGGASPHPTQPGPAQPRGPAQPRPQGAQPRPQTPTATPQPRPTSPQPRPQTPPSPAQPRPQTPPSSPQPHPQAPPTSQPRPPLAASAPQPRPPSPQPRPQAPPTSPQPRPQISPTPQPRPQTLPSSQPRPPGPAVSPQPRPQAPPTPQPRPQAPPTSSPHPRPPGPATSPQPR